One window of Mixophyes fleayi isolate aMixFle1 chromosome 3, aMixFle1.hap1, whole genome shotgun sequence genomic DNA carries:
- the EIF4A3 gene encoding eukaryotic initiation factor 4A-III, translating to MASAAPTGVVGVTSGSSRKRLMREEDMTKVEFETSEEVDVTPTFDTMGLREDLLRGIYAYGFEKPSAIQQRAIKQIIKGRDVIAQSQSGTGKTATFCVSVLQCLDIQVRETQALILAPTRELAGQIQKVLLALGDYMNVQCHACIGGTNVGEDIRKLDYGQHVVAGTPGRVFDMIRRRSLRTRAIKMLVLDEADEMLNKGFKEQIYDVYRYLPPATQVCLISATLPHEILEMTNKFMTDPIRILVKRDELTLEGIKQFFVAVEREEWKFDTLCDLYDTLTITQAVIFCNTKRKVDWLTEKMREANFTVSSMHGDMPQKERESIMKEFRSGASRVLISTDVWARGLDVPQVSLIINYDLPNNRELYIHRIGRSGRYGRKGVAINFVKNDDIRILRDIEQYYSTQIDEMPMNVADLI from the exons ATGGCGAGTGCAGCACCCACGGGCGTTGTCGGGGTGACCAGTGGGTCCAGCCGCAAGCGGCTCATGAGGGAAGAAGATATGACGAAAGTGGAGTTTGAGACCAGCGAGGAGGTGGATGTGACCCCCACGTTCGACACGATGGGGCTGCGGGAGGACCTGCTCAGAGGCATCTATGCATACG GATTTGAGAAACCATCAGCTATTCAACAGAGAGCAATCAAACAGATAATTAAAGGAAGAGATGTAATAGCACA ATCACAGTCcggaacaggcaaaacagcaacaTTTTGTGTGTCTGTTCTTCAGTGTTTGGACATTCAG GTCCGTGAAACACAGGCATTGATTTTAGCACCGACCAGAGAATTGGCTGGACAGATTCAGAAG GTGCTTCTTGCTTTGGGTGACTATATGAATGTGCAGTGTCATGCATGTATTGGAGGAACAAATGTAGGAGAGGATATCCGAAAGTTGGATTATGGACAGCATGTTGTTGCTGGCACACCAGGACGTGTCTTTG ATATGATTCGCCGCAGAAGCTTAAGGACACGTGCCATTAAAATGCTGGTTTTAGATGAAGCGGATGAAATGCTTAATAAAG GTTTCAAGGAACAGATTTATGAtgtgtacagatatctgcctccTGCGACGCAGGTCTGCCTGATCAGTGCCACATTGCCTCATGAGATCCTGGAAATGACCAATAAGTTTATGACTGATCCCATCCGTATCCTGGTGAAACG TGATGAGTTGACGTTGGAAGGCATTAAGCAGTTTTTCGTGGCAGTTGAGCGAGAAGAATGGAAGTTTGACACTTTGTGCGATTTATATGACACCCTCACCATTACACAGGCAGTGATCTTCTGCAACACCAAGAGAAAG GTGGACTGGCTGacagagaaaatgagggaggccAACTTCACAGTGTCTTCAATGCATGGTGACATGCCCCAGAAGGAAAGAGAGTCCATTATGAAAGAGTTCAGATCCGGAGCTAg TCGAGTACTTATTTCAACTGATGTGTGGGCCAGAGGTTTGGATGTCCCACAGGTTTCCCTAATTATCAACTATGACCTTCCCAACAACAGAGAGTTGTACATCCACAG AATTGGCCGTTCAGGACGTTATGGAAGAAAGGGTGTGGCTATTAACTTCGTAAAGAATGACGACATTCGTATCTTGCGAGATATTGAGCAGTACTACTCTACTCAGATTGATGAAATGCCTATGAATG TTGCGGATTTGATTTGA